The Neoarius graeffei isolate fNeoGra1 chromosome 12, fNeoGra1.pri, whole genome shotgun sequence genome window below encodes:
- the LOC132894965 gene encoding polyadenylate-binding protein 1-A-like: MNSNSTMTSLYVGDPHPDVTEMMLVEMVSRAGPVHSVHMCRDKKTFSSRGYTFVNFLHRADAERALESVPAVETAAVGDSSPVVVPVSAAKELPATTDAVPPTAVSAVSEVQPDKDATDRPTSPSAGKRLTIYMLESCPVDEQVQMAHDHLLPLVEKIHPNLANKITWMLAGNQNNYEIMNMISDPELLYAKVDEMDAILKAREAGLKPEAIKMLFGDENKKRRKKKKKKKEYRF; encoded by the exons ATGAACTCAAACTCCACAAtgacctcactgtatgtgggtgaTCCGCACCCTGATGTCACCGAGATGATGTTGGTGGAGATGGTGAGCCGTGCAGGACCTGTTCACTCTGTCCACATGTGCAGGGACAAGAAGACCTTCTCCTCACGCGGCTACACTTTCGTCAACTTTCTGCATCGAGCTGATG CTGAGCGAGCGCTGGAAAGCGTCCCAGCTGTTGAGACAGCTGCAGTTGGGGACAGCAGTCCAGTTGTGGTTCCAGTTTCAGCTGCAAAAGAACTTCCAGCCACAACTGATGCAGTGCCTCCTACAGCTGTGTCAGCTGTGAGTGAAGTTCAGCCAGACAAGGACGCAACA GATCGACCCACATCACCATCTGCTGGGAAAAGGCTGACCATCTACATGTTGGAATCATGTCCTGTAGATGAACAAGTCCAGATGGCGC atGATCACTTGTTGCCTCTCGTTGAGAAAATCCACCCGAACTTGGCAAATAAGATCACCTGGATGCTTGCAGGGAACCAGAACAATTATGAAATCATGAATATGATCAGCGATCCTGAGCTCCTGTATGCCAAA GTGGATGAAATGGACGCGATCCTGAAGGCGAGGGAAGCTGGTCTCAAGCCG GAAGCCATCAAGATGCTGTTCGGTGACGAGAACAAGaaaagaaggaagaagaagaagaagaagaaggagtatAGATTTTAA